A stretch of the Tautonia marina genome encodes the following:
- a CDS encoding PP2C family protein-serine/threonine phosphatase produces MLRTQALFDANTGTWQQRLDLVVTMMREMSQQSDPEAMVRSYGQWLNQILPTDARLSLSRRGLEFPRFRITRYSGWTDSINPWQQRDRLPELRGGLLAELIYGEEPKTIGDLQVDPADPAAPYLQGMRSLMALPNFDQGEALNWVIALRAEPDSFDPENLPERVWMSNLFGRATANLVLRQELERAYKVVDRELKRVAEIQRSLLPKVLPTIPRMSVAAHYQTSQWAGGDYYDFFELPGGKWGLLVADVSGHGTPAAVMMAITHAVAHGHPGNPEPPSLLLEHVNDRLCHLYTADGSAFVTAFYGIFDPDRRTLTYVNAGHNPPRIKRCADGSIGALDAVGGLPLGIFPGVKYEQGEAQLVPGDQLVLYTDGITDATNQDGQPFGLDRLDSALITCRQDADALIASVLRALDRFTGGHPAFDDQTMLVAKVL; encoded by the coding sequence ATGCTCCGCACCCAAGCCTTGTTTGACGCCAATACCGGCACCTGGCAGCAGCGGCTTGATCTCGTCGTGACCATGATGCGAGAGATGAGCCAGCAGAGCGACCCGGAGGCGATGGTTCGCTCGTATGGCCAGTGGCTCAACCAGATTCTCCCGACCGATGCCCGGCTGAGCCTGAGCCGGCGGGGGCTGGAGTTCCCCAGGTTCCGCATCACCCGCTATTCCGGCTGGACCGACTCGATCAACCCGTGGCAGCAGCGGGACCGGCTTCCCGAGCTGCGCGGCGGGCTGCTGGCCGAGTTGATCTACGGCGAGGAACCGAAGACGATCGGAGATCTGCAGGTGGATCCCGCCGACCCCGCGGCACCGTATCTTCAGGGGATGCGGTCGTTAATGGCCCTGCCGAACTTCGACCAGGGGGAAGCGCTGAACTGGGTGATTGCGCTGCGGGCCGAGCCCGATTCCTTCGACCCGGAAAATCTTCCCGAACGAGTCTGGATGAGCAACCTGTTCGGTCGGGCGACGGCGAACCTGGTGCTCCGGCAAGAGTTGGAACGGGCCTACAAGGTCGTCGATCGCGAGCTGAAACGGGTGGCCGAGATCCAGCGGTCCCTCTTGCCGAAGGTCTTGCCGACGATCCCGAGGATGAGCGTCGCGGCGCACTACCAGACCTCGCAATGGGCCGGCGGCGATTATTACGACTTCTTCGAGCTGCCCGGCGGCAAGTGGGGCCTGTTGGTGGCCGACGTGAGCGGGCACGGCACCCCGGCGGCGGTGATGATGGCCATTACCCACGCCGTCGCTCACGGACACCCGGGAAACCCCGAGCCGCCGTCGCTCTTGCTCGAACACGTGAATGACCGCCTCTGCCATCTTTACACGGCCGATGGATCGGCGTTCGTGACCGCCTTTTACGGCATCTTCGACCCGGATCGCCGCACGTTGACCTACGTGAATGCCGGGCATAATCCGCCTCGGATCAAGCGGTGCGCGGATGGGTCGATCGGTGCGCTGGATGCCGTCGGCGGGCTGCCACTCGGGATTTTTCCCGGCGTGAAATATGAGCAAGGAGAGGCACAGCTCGTCCCCGGCGATCAACTGGTGCTGTACACCGACGGGATCACCGACGCGACGAACCAGGACGGTCAGCCGTTCGGGCTCGATCGGCTCGACTCAGCCCTGATCACCTGCCGACAGGATGCCGACGCCCTGATTGCCTCGGTCCTCCGCGCCCTCGATCGCTTCACTGGGGGGCATCCCGCCTTCGACGATCAGACGATGCTGGTGGCGAAGGTGCTCTGA